A window of the Acidimicrobiia bacterium genome harbors these coding sequences:
- a CDS encoding MerR family transcriptional regulator translates to MTETGFRAPNVCNLVGITYRQLDYWARTDLITPSIQNAQGSGSQRLYSFTDVIQLKVIKRLLDAGMSLKKIRQAMEILREQLRSAQPLRDVTLLSDGLTIFAAHSPDEVVDVFRKGQGVFGIAVGPVQDELEGEIHELYPEIDSLQPEVSAIEAGST, encoded by the coding sequence GTGACTGAGACCGGCTTCCGAGCCCCCAATGTATGCAATCTGGTAGGCATCACATATAGACAGCTCGACTATTGGGCGCGCACGGACTTGATCACGCCCTCTATTCAGAATGCGCAGGGGTCGGGCTCGCAGCGTCTCTACTCGTTCACCGATGTCATCCAGCTAAAAGTCATCAAGCGGCTGCTCGACGCCGGCATGAGCCTTAAAAAGATCCGCCAGGCGATGGAGATTCTCCGGGAACAGCTTCGAAGTGCGCAGCCACTCCGCGATGTCACGTTGCTCTCAGACGGACTGACCATCTTCGCCGCCCATAGCCCGGACGAAGTCGTAGACGTCTTTCGGAAGGGACAGGGCGTCTTCGGAATTGCGGTCGGCCCGGTCCAGGATGAGCTCGAAGGAGAGATTCACGAGCTCTATCCGGAAATCGATTCACTGCAACCGGAGGTTAGCGCAATCGAGGCAGGCTCCACCTGA
- a CDS encoding potassium channel protein → MSAVARVRIGAAFLALIVFSGTIAYVIIEDVTVFDSFYMVVVTITTVGFAEVIDLSRIGRAVTILLMIVGVGTAVYTFGAALEMALENLGGRGTARMSRQIDNLTDHYIVCGFGKVGAATWEHIHRRTEKVVVIETNPTLAEAARSAGALVVEGDATHNDVLESAGIKRAHSLIACVRDDSDNLVIVLSAKSIQPDLLVISRATEPESIGKLRLAGADRIVSPQTVGARRIAAMALDPNLARFVDLVVEGDLVELRIEQLAVPEGSPLAGATLRTSRIRELSGATILAIEADQEGIQLNPNPDRSFAPGDLLVAIGTREHIDALIHMLAVQSSDDR, encoded by the coding sequence GTGAGTGCCGTCGCCCGAGTCAGGATCGGCGCCGCCTTCCTCGCCCTGATCGTCTTCAGCGGGACGATCGCTTACGTCATCATCGAAGACGTAACAGTGTTCGACTCCTTTTACATGGTCGTCGTCACCATCACGACGGTTGGTTTCGCAGAGGTGATCGACCTCTCGAGAATTGGTCGGGCCGTCACCATCCTTCTCATGATCGTCGGGGTTGGGACGGCGGTCTACACTTTCGGCGCAGCCCTGGAAATGGCGCTCGAGAACCTGGGTGGACGAGGGACGGCACGGATGAGCAGACAGATCGACAATCTCACCGACCACTACATCGTGTGCGGATTCGGCAAGGTCGGTGCCGCTACCTGGGAGCACATTCACCGTCGGACCGAGAAGGTGGTGGTGATCGAAACGAACCCCACCCTGGCGGAAGCGGCCAGATCCGCAGGGGCGCTGGTCGTTGAAGGAGACGCCACTCACAACGATGTATTGGAGAGTGCCGGCATCAAACGCGCCCACTCGTTGATTGCCTGCGTCAGGGACGACTCAGACAATCTGGTCATCGTGCTGTCGGCGAAATCCATTCAACCCGATCTGCTGGTGATCTCGAGAGCCACCGAACCTGAATCGATTGGGAAGCTGCGCCTGGCGGGGGCCGACCGGATCGTCTCTCCGCAAACGGTGGGAGCCAGGCGCATTGCTGCGATGGCACTCGACCCCAACCTGGCCCGATTCGTTGATCTGGTTGTTGAAGGGGACCTGGTGGAACTCCGGATCGAACAACTGGCAGTACCCGAAGGAAGCCCTCTCGCAGGAGCCACACTGCGAACGTCACGTATCAGGGAGTTGTCCGGCGCCACGATTCTCGCCATCGAGGCAGACCAGGAAGGCATTCAACTCAACCCGAATCCCGACCGCTCTTTCGCGCCCGGCGACTTGCTGGTAGCGATCGGAACGCGGGAGCACATCGATGCCCTGATTCACATGCTGGCCGTCCAGTCTTCCGATGATCGTTGA
- a CDS encoding bifunctional nuclease family protein: MSNGVPMDLVGVRIELPSNQPIVLLRERGGTRYLPIWIGAIEATAIAYALEGVEHQRPLTHDLFRDSVIALGSAVDRVVVTELRDNVFFADLVFRTETDEIHVSARPSDAIALAARTEAPLFADAQVLEDAGIEIEEESEEDEIEAFREFLDDVSPTDFGAPPTP, encoded by the coding sequence ATGAGCAACGGAGTTCCGATGGACCTGGTCGGCGTTCGGATCGAATTGCCGTCCAATCAGCCGATTGTGCTCCTGCGCGAACGAGGAGGAACCCGGTACCTCCCGATCTGGATCGGAGCGATCGAGGCAACGGCGATCGCTTATGCGCTCGAGGGAGTCGAGCACCAGCGCCCGCTCACCCACGATCTCTTCCGGGACAGCGTCATCGCGCTTGGAAGTGCAGTTGACCGCGTAGTGGTTACGGAACTTCGGGACAACGTCTTCTTCGCCGATCTCGTCTTCCGGACGGAGACGGATGAGATCCACGTGTCTGCCCGCCCGTCCGACGCCATCGCGCTTGCCGCTCGGACCGAGGCGCCGCTCTTCGCCGACGCACAGGTGCTCGAGGATGCCGGCATTGAGATTGAGGAGGAATCCGAGGAGGACGAGATAGAGGCCTTTAGGGAGTTCCTCGACGACGTATCTCCAACGGATTTCGGAGCCCCGCCCACCCCGTGA
- the hpt gene encoding hypoxanthine phosphoribosyltransferase: MTEPVVEVITQSAIESRIRELGNQISVDFEGRFPIFVAVLHGALPFLADLVRAIPADLDVDFLALSRFGEGGRVRIAMDTLTSLEGRHVVIVEDIVDTGLTLNVLRRMIEMRDVASLSTATLIDKASRRLVETPLEYRGFEVGDEFLLGYGMDWDGRFRNLASIWAVLDLPAFSEDPDVLSRMALADPGDSLSA; the protein is encoded by the coding sequence ATGACTGAGCCGGTCGTCGAGGTCATCACCCAGTCCGCCATCGAGTCGCGCATACGTGAGCTGGGGAATCAGATCAGCGTCGACTTCGAGGGTCGTTTCCCGATCTTTGTGGCCGTGCTGCACGGTGCACTTCCGTTCCTGGCGGATCTGGTCCGTGCAATCCCTGCCGATCTCGACGTTGATTTTCTCGCCCTGAGCCGGTTCGGTGAAGGCGGGCGGGTACGAATCGCGATGGACACCCTGACGTCTTTGGAAGGGCGCCATGTGGTCATCGTCGAGGACATCGTTGATACCGGGCTCACATTGAACGTGCTTCGTCGGATGATCGAAATGCGCGACGTGGCGAGCCTCTCGACCGCCACATTGATCGACAAGGCCTCGCGTCGCCTCGTAGAGACTCCGCTCGAGTACCGGGGGTTCGAGGTCGGGGACGAGTTTCTCCTTGGTTATGGAATGGACTGGGACGGTCGGTTCCGCAACCTCGCATCGATCTGGGCCGTGCTCGATCTCCCCGCCTTCTCGGAAGACCCGGACGTTTTGAGCCGCATGGCGTTGGCCGATCCCGGTGATAGTCTGAGCGCATGA
- a CDS encoding D-alanyl-D-alanine carboxypeptidase: MIQRLIVLLTTLTVVLTPAARADAGPLSIPTQPLEGLAPLSPPEISSETWLLWDDTFDRELGALLPDEARAMASTTKMMTALVALEKSDLDDRVVISEAATEIGESEIDLVPGEVWKMEDLLRALLMRSANDAAIAIAEFVGGTERGFVRMMNETADRLGLENTHFMNPHGLDEEGHYSSARDLLTIALTGMEYPTFADIVGTRSSTFPNAPDGQERVASTTNALLGTFEGAIGVKTGFTNEAKLTMVAAAERDGRRLYAVVMGSNDHFADAAALLRYGYSAFGLLNVVAVGQVVASQRGPGGTTDAIANAGLEYFASAEDAGEVDLVIEYSDGGDPLVVAEVGMEEIGRVGLELTEPDSLPGLGEAFSWASAYWDWLWGND; this comes from the coding sequence GTGATACAGCGCCTCATAGTCCTCCTCACCACCCTCACCGTGGTCCTCACACCCGCGGCCCGCGCAGATGCCGGGCCCCTCTCCATTCCGACTCAGCCGCTGGAGGGGTTGGCCCCCCTTTCGCCGCCTGAGATCAGCTCGGAGACCTGGCTTCTGTGGGACGACACGTTCGACCGTGAACTGGGTGCGCTACTCCCGGACGAGGCGCGGGCCATGGCATCGACCACGAAAATGATGACGGCACTCGTTGCCCTCGAGAAGAGCGATCTGGACGATCGAGTCGTGATCAGCGAAGCCGCCACCGAGATCGGCGAGTCGGAGATCGACCTCGTGCCCGGTGAGGTGTGGAAGATGGAAGACCTGCTCAGGGCACTGCTCATGCGTTCTGCCAACGACGCCGCGATCGCCATCGCCGAATTCGTCGGGGGCACCGAGCGCGGATTCGTGCGAATGATGAACGAGACGGCGGACCGGCTTGGGCTGGAGAACACCCACTTCATGAATCCCCACGGTCTCGACGAGGAGGGTCACTACTCGTCTGCCCGTGATCTACTGACGATTGCGCTGACCGGGATGGAATACCCCACCTTCGCCGACATCGTCGGCACTCGATCCTCAACGTTTCCGAACGCGCCGGACGGCCAGGAGCGGGTGGCATCCACCACCAACGCACTTCTTGGAACATTCGAAGGCGCCATCGGCGTCAAGACCGGGTTCACAAACGAGGCCAAACTGACGATGGTGGCGGCGGCGGAACGAGACGGTCGGCGCCTCTATGCGGTGGTCATGGGTTCCAACGACCACTTCGCAGATGCCGCCGCTTTGCTCCGGTACGGCTACAGCGCCTTCGGCCTGCTGAATGTTGTTGCAGTTGGTCAGGTCGTCGCCTCGCAGCGCGGGCCGGGAGGTACCACCGACGCGATCGCCAACGCAGGACTCGAGTACTTCGCCAGTGCGGAAGACGCCGGAGAGGTTGACCTCGTGATTGAATACTCAGACGGTGGCGATCCGCTGGTCGTCGCGGAAGTGGGCATGGAAGAGATCGGTCGCGTCGGTCTCGAACTCACCGAACCGGACTCGCTGCCCGGCCTCGGTGAGGCGTTCTCTTGGGCGAGCGCGTATTGGGATTGGTTGTGGGGTAATGACTGA
- a CDS encoding MerR family transcriptional regulator has translation MSDSPALTIGEVINLVKEEFPDVSVSKVRFLEDQGLIHPGRSRSGYRQFHESDLKRLRYILRLQRDHFLPLKVIKSKLTMWDRGEEPTVETPDGAPRPTRDLGQPDGEYNAEAVLARSGLNDTQMRALIEHGLLPGRGPYHDGHVAISLEAGRLIGLGLEARHLRTVMLAAERTSDLLITLTEPLRRHRSPEAQRRAHDALSTGSESFEHLYELFLSDELREALPQ, from the coding sequence ATGTCTGATTCACCGGCCCTCACCATTGGTGAGGTCATCAACCTCGTCAAGGAGGAGTTCCCCGACGTTTCCGTTTCAAAGGTCCGGTTTCTCGAGGACCAGGGCCTGATACATCCGGGGCGGAGTCGATCCGGATACCGGCAGTTCCACGAGAGCGACCTGAAGCGCCTGCGCTATATCCTGCGCCTGCAGCGCGATCACTTCCTCCCACTCAAGGTGATCAAGTCGAAGCTCACTATGTGGGATCGGGGAGAGGAGCCGACGGTAGAGACGCCGGACGGTGCACCTCGCCCGACCAGGGATCTCGGTCAACCCGACGGTGAGTACAACGCCGAGGCGGTCCTGGCGCGGTCGGGACTCAACGACACGCAGATGCGAGCTCTGATCGAACATGGGCTGTTGCCCGGACGGGGACCGTATCACGATGGGCACGTTGCCATCAGTCTCGAGGCCGGCCGGCTCATCGGACTCGGCCTCGAAGCCCGGCACCTCCGAACCGTCATGCTGGCGGCAGAACGAACATCCGATTTGCTCATTACGCTGACAGAACCCCTCCGCCGTCACCGCTCGCCGGAAGCGCAGCGGCGTGCGCATGATGCATTGTCGACCGGTTCCGAATCGTTTGAGCACCTCTATGAGCTGTTCCTATCCGACGAGTTACGGGAAGCCCTCCCGCAGTGA
- a CDS encoding FHA domain-containing protein, producing MECPSCQQTLANDATICDSCGLAIEHEPTVVFVPVSAETHPALSPTEASKVPGVHGIGLVIERGPRAGLTFLLQPGVTTVGRHPESDIFLDDITVSRQHCRFVLDNRGLRLEDSGSTNGTYANEVRVDDAWLKPGDEVLIGKFHLLVAKGDV from the coding sequence ATGGAATGCCCGTCCTGCCAGCAAACCCTTGCCAACGACGCGACCATCTGTGACTCATGTGGGTTGGCGATTGAGCATGAACCGACGGTGGTGTTTGTTCCAGTGTCCGCAGAGACACACCCCGCGCTGAGCCCTACGGAGGCGTCAAAGGTTCCCGGCGTTCACGGTATCGGCCTCGTCATCGAGCGAGGTCCACGGGCCGGTCTCACGTTCTTGCTTCAACCCGGGGTCACGACCGTTGGGCGGCACCCGGAGAGTGATATTTTCCTCGACGACATAACCGTTTCGCGCCAGCACTGCCGGTTCGTGCTCGACAATCGAGGGCTCAGGCTCGAGGACTCAGGCTCGACGAACGGCACCTACGCGAACGAAGTGCGAGTAGACGACGCATGGCTGAAACCGGGTGACGAGGTCCTAATCGGCAAGTTCCATCTCCTTGTGGCTAAGGGTGATGTCTGA
- the gcvH gene encoding glycine cleavage system protein GcvH, with product MNVPGDRRYTEEHEWAVARADGVVRLGITDYAQEALGDIVYVELPQVGSEFAKGATLAEVESTKSVADVYAPLAGVVTAVNEALNDQPELVNSDPYGDGWFVELRLQDPAGLDAMLEATAYGALIAD from the coding sequence ATGAACGTCCCCGGCGATCGGCGATATACGGAAGAGCATGAGTGGGCCGTCGCGAGAGCAGACGGCGTAGTTCGTCTTGGCATCACCGACTACGCGCAGGAAGCGCTCGGCGACATCGTATACGTCGAGTTACCACAGGTCGGTTCCGAATTCGCCAAGGGAGCGACACTCGCCGAGGTCGAGTCGACGAAGTCGGTCGCCGATGTCTATGCACCACTGGCTGGTGTCGTCACGGCCGTAAACGAGGCGCTCAACGATCAGCCGGAACTCGTCAACTCTGATCCATACGGCGATGGCTGGTTTGTCGAGCTGCGGCTCCAGGACCCTGCGGGCCTCGACGCCATGTTGGAGGCGACTGCCTACGGGGCGCTGATCGCGGACTGA
- a CDS encoding CDP-alcohol phosphatidyltransferase family protein produces the protein MVSIIRLLMIPVFLWLLIGRDNPAAAGWLLLAIGWTDWIDGYLARRLSQVSELGKFLDPLADRIAVATAVIAGWATGVLPSSFAALLIIRESVIAVGALVLALRTRTKLEVRYLGKLATFLLYGAIPAFYVAAGDVLPGLFEPLAWGAGIVGLILYYWVGGLYAIDIRRALATSSPG, from the coding sequence GTGGTGTCGATCATCAGGCTGTTGATGATCCCGGTTTTCCTGTGGCTGCTCATCGGGCGAGACAACCCGGCTGCAGCCGGTTGGCTCCTCCTGGCGATCGGCTGGACCGATTGGATCGATGGCTATCTGGCCAGACGGCTGAGCCAGGTGAGCGAGCTAGGGAAGTTTCTCGATCCCCTCGCCGATCGGATCGCCGTAGCGACCGCCGTGATTGCAGGGTGGGCTACAGGGGTTCTACCTTCGTCGTTCGCGGCATTGCTGATTATCCGGGAATCCGTTATCGCGGTCGGTGCATTGGTGCTGGCCCTCCGGACCAGGACCAAACTCGAGGTCCGGTATCTCGGAAAACTGGCCACATTCCTTCTGTACGGTGCCATCCCTGCGTTCTACGTAGCAGCCGGAGATGTTCTACCCGGCCTATTCGAACCTCTGGCCTGGGGCGCCGGCATCGTCGGACTGATCCTGTACTACTGGGTGGGTGGTTTGTACGCAATCGATATTCGACGTGCGCTGGCTACATCCAGCCCGGGCTAA
- a CDS encoding ABC transporter ATP-binding protein, which yields MSDVTTQTSPLVKVENLRKLFPVSKSIFREAHDFVHAVDDISFEIAPGESLGLVGESGCGKSTTGRMLTKLTEATSGQILLDDKGELIDIAHIQRSDMRRFRRRVQMIFQDPFESLNPRRTVYDTVAESLTVQRIGRVQEREERVAELLHRVGLTPPESFLFRYPHELSGGQRQRVAIARALVIDPTFVVADEPTSMLDVSIRISIMDLMLKLADEFNVSYLYITHDLAVARYMCDRIAVMYLGKIVEIAPTEELLSNPKHPYTRALLSAVPVPDPAYKRERVDIKGGISKALNPPPVCRFIERCPRATDQCRTSDHPGFDDLGNGHFVACYNL from the coding sequence ATGAGCGACGTCACAACCCAAACGAGCCCCCTGGTGAAGGTCGAGAACCTCCGGAAGTTGTTCCCCGTTTCAAAGAGCATTTTCCGGGAAGCTCACGACTTCGTTCATGCAGTCGACGACATCAGCTTCGAGATCGCGCCCGGCGAATCGCTCGGGCTCGTCGGTGAGTCCGGTTGCGGCAAAAGCACCACGGGGCGGATGCTGACGAAGCTCACCGAGGCCACGTCGGGGCAGATCCTTCTCGACGACAAGGGCGAACTCATCGACATCGCCCACATTCAGCGCTCTGACATGCGACGCTTTCGTCGGCGAGTTCAAATGATCTTCCAGGATCCGTTCGAATCGCTGAATCCCCGCCGCACGGTGTACGACACGGTGGCGGAATCACTCACCGTCCAGCGCATCGGCCGCGTCCAGGAGCGAGAAGAGCGAGTCGCGGAGCTACTCCATCGGGTGGGGCTCACTCCGCCGGAGTCGTTCCTCTTCCGCTACCCGCACGAGTTGTCCGGCGGTCAGCGGCAGCGGGTCGCCATTGCCAGGGCGTTGGTGATCGATCCAACCTTCGTTGTGGCCGACGAGCCCACCTCGATGCTCGACGTGAGCATTCGTATCTCGATCATGGACTTGATGCTGAAGCTGGCAGACGAGTTCAACGTGTCGTACCTCTACATCACACACGACCTGGCGGTAGCCCGCTATATGTGCGACCGCATCGCGGTGATGTACCTGGGCAAGATCGTGGAGATCGCACCGACAGAGGAACTCCTTTCTAACCCGAAACATCCCTATACCCGGGCGCTGCTCTCGGCAGTCCCTGTGCCGGATCCTGCCTACAAAAGGGAGCGGGTGGACATCAAGGGTGGAATCTCGAAGGCCCTGAATCCGCCACCCGTGTGCCGGTTCATCGAACGCTGTCCGCGAGCGACCGATCAGTGCCGAACCAGCGATCATCCAGGGTTCGACGACCTCGGCAACGGCCACTTCGTCGCCTGCTACAACCTCTAG
- a CDS encoding ABC transporter ATP-binding protein, whose amino-acid sequence MAQTLEIESRGGKAGTPLLEVQNLVMHYGTKEGDVSAVEDVTFTLNNGEAIGLVGESGCGKTSIALTLLRLLPDNSVIKSGDVRLDGESLIGLDEEQMRRRRWRDISMVFQGAMNSWNPVYRIGDQIREALRLHWPETLTYLEETDRIAALFELVGLNPATMERYPHEFSGGMRQRAVIAMALSCNPKVIIADEPTTALDVIVQDQILRELKKIQKELGMSIIYISHDIAVIAEVTERMGVMYAGKLVELGSTIEVFHRPKHPYSYLLLKSTPSITGPRRKLAPLEGEPPNLIDPPSGCRFHPRCPFATQQCIDEDPQLTTVADGHSVACWHWQEVPEIGGLQK is encoded by the coding sequence ATGGCACAGACCCTCGAAATCGAATCAAGAGGAGGCAAGGCGGGTACGCCGCTCCTCGAAGTCCAGAACCTCGTGATGCACTACGGCACCAAAGAGGGCGACGTCTCAGCGGTTGAAGACGTCACCTTCACTCTCAACAACGGCGAGGCGATTGGACTAGTTGGTGAGTCGGGTTGTGGCAAGACCTCGATCGCTCTGACCTTGCTTCGTCTCTTGCCGGACAACTCGGTCATCAAGTCCGGTGATGTTCGTCTGGACGGTGAGAGCCTCATCGGACTGGACGAGGAGCAGATGCGGCGGCGCCGTTGGCGCGACATCTCCATGGTGTTCCAGGGAGCGATGAACTCATGGAATCCCGTCTACCGCATAGGTGATCAGATCAGGGAAGCCCTGCGTCTGCACTGGCCGGAGACCCTGACCTACCTCGAAGAAACCGATCGCATTGCAGCTCTATTCGAGTTGGTCGGGCTCAACCCCGCCACTATGGAGCGCTATCCGCACGAGTTCTCGGGTGGGATGCGACAGCGGGCCGTCATCGCCATGGCCCTGTCGTGTAACCCGAAGGTGATCATCGCGGATGAGCCGACGACGGCCCTCGATGTGATCGTTCAGGATCAGATTCTGCGCGAGCTCAAGAAGATCCAAAAGGAACTCGGGATGAGCATCATCTACATCTCCCATGACATAGCAGTCATCGCTGAGGTGACCGAGCGCATGGGCGTCATGTATGCAGGAAAACTCGTCGAGTTGGGTTCTACCATCGAAGTGTTTCACCGGCCGAAGCATCCGTACTCCTATCTCCTCCTCAAGTCCACGCCGTCGATCACCGGGCCGCGCAGAAAGCTGGCGCCCCTCGAAGGGGAACCTCCCAACCTGATCGATCCGCCGAGCGGTTGCCGGTTCCACCCCAGGTGCCCGTTCGCGACCCAGCAGTGCATCGACGAAGACCCGCAGCTCACCACCGTCGCCGACGGGCACTCGGTCGCCTGCTGGCACTGGCAAGAGGTGCCCGAAATCGGAGGTCTGCAGAAGTGA
- a CDS encoding ABC transporter permease subunit, giving the protein MANTLTPPTGELESFDPKRVIEEPLWRVRLRLGWRSFRKNWALFNDNKMGIVGLAIIALFGVMALAHPILTATVWANHLEGGKSVYDIRAGADSIIVTKTIVEEVTDPLTEISQIEAMFLGTGVSIPEIGDTVESPLANPAPPVFSGVKHPHILGTDPFGGDVFSQLLFGARAAFLLGAIAAISSVALATLVGTISAYFGGVIDTLLMRLADLVILIPLLPLLIVVSGFWNVELTMLGILIGILSGLGGTAIILKSQALSVKVKPFIDAARIAGGGHWRIITRHIIPNVLPLSFLYMMFAVTGAIFTEAALSFLGLLNIQQSWGIMINIAYTQGYTLAGFDVWWLMFPAGLAITLFSAGFFLVGRAMDEVVNPRLRKR; this is encoded by the coding sequence ATGGCAAACACTCTCACACCGCCGACCGGCGAACTCGAGAGCTTCGACCCCAAACGTGTGATCGAGGAGCCGCTGTGGCGCGTTCGGCTGCGCCTCGGTTGGAGATCATTCAGAAAGAACTGGGCGCTCTTCAACGACAACAAGATGGGCATCGTAGGGCTGGCCATCATCGCCCTCTTCGGTGTCATGGCGCTTGCCCATCCGATTCTGACGGCAACTGTCTGGGCGAATCACCTCGAAGGCGGGAAGAGCGTTTACGACATCCGGGCCGGCGCCGATTCGATCATCGTCACGAAGACGATCGTCGAGGAAGTGACCGACCCGTTGACTGAGATCAGCCAGATCGAAGCAATGTTCCTGGGAACAGGGGTGAGTATTCCCGAGATCGGAGACACTGTGGAATCGCCTCTGGCGAATCCTGCTCCGCCGGTGTTCTCCGGCGTGAAGCATCCACACATTCTCGGCACCGACCCGTTCGGCGGTGACGTCTTCTCCCAGTTGCTCTTTGGAGCACGAGCGGCATTCCTGCTTGGAGCCATCGCCGCGATTTCTTCGGTGGCACTTGCAACGCTCGTCGGGACGATCTCGGCGTATTTCGGCGGCGTGATCGACACGCTGTTGATGCGACTGGCCGACCTCGTCATTCTCATTCCGCTGCTCCCTCTCCTGATCGTGGTAAGTGGTTTCTGGAATGTCGAGTTGACCATGCTGGGAATCCTCATCGGGATCCTCTCGGGCCTCGGCGGGACGGCGATCATCCTCAAGTCGCAGGCGTTGAGCGTGAAGGTGAAACCGTTCATCGACGCCGCCCGGATCGCCGGGGGCGGCCACTGGCGCATCATCACCCGGCACATCATCCCAAATGTGTTGCCGTTGAGTTTCCTCTACATGATGTTTGCGGTCACGGGGGCAATCTTCACCGAGGCGGCGCTTTCGTTCCTCGGCCTGCTGAACATCCAGCAGTCGTGGGGCATCATGATCAATATCGCCTACACCCAGGGTTACACCCTCGCAGGGTTCGATGTGTGGTGGCTGATGTTCCCGGCAGGTCTCGCCATCACCTTGTTCTCGGCCGGGTTCTTCCTGGTCGGACGAGCAATGGACGAAGTCGTCAACCCCCGCCTCCGGAAGCGCTAA
- a CDS encoding ABC transporter permease — protein MVKYIAKRFGQIFILFYVFLALLFLLLDLQPGDISNQFIGNPNIPPEAKEIMIRQLGLDQPKIVQLGHHLWNYSFGMDMGVSWSSYPREVADILFTALPRTVFLFLTATVLSFWLGFYTGKQVAWRRGTVVEKSVMVTSIFFWTVFYPWFAILMLWFFASQLGWFPIGKFITVETWIGSPFSADSVFLLMLSSIAAVTLVYGILRLVIDRSTDDPRSRRSLHRIALWSLIAMAAVFWAFNSRRTYAMDIVWHTVVPVLTLTLVNFAGTTLLTRSSMLETLREDYILTARAKGVPERTIRDRHAARNAMLPVTTSLVLQLAVVIAGGVITEQIFSWPGLGRALLGAITAEDIPVAMGALALIGVLSLLAHLVADIAYAFLDPRIRVQG, from the coding sequence ATGGTGAAATACATAGCCAAGCGTTTCGGCCAGATATTCATCCTGTTCTACGTGTTTCTGGCTCTGCTCTTTCTCCTGCTGGATCTTCAGCCGGGCGATATCAGCAACCAATTCATTGGCAACCCCAATATCCCGCCGGAAGCCAAAGAGATCATGATCCGGCAACTGGGGCTCGATCAGCCCAAGATCGTGCAACTCGGCCACCACCTCTGGAACTACTCGTTCGGCATGGACATGGGCGTCAGCTGGTCGAGTTATCCGCGGGAAGTCGCCGACATCCTCTTCACTGCGCTCCCTCGAACGGTCTTCTTGTTTCTGACCGCAACCGTGCTGTCGTTCTGGCTCGGTTTCTACACCGGCAAGCAAGTCGCATGGCGGCGCGGAACCGTGGTCGAGAAGTCCGTGATGGTCACGTCGATATTCTTCTGGACGGTCTTCTACCCGTGGTTTGCCATCTTGATGTTGTGGTTTTTCGCATCTCAGCTGGGGTGGTTCCCCATTGGGAAGTTCATAACGGTGGAGACGTGGATAGGCAGCCCATTCAGCGCCGACAGTGTGTTCTTGTTGATGCTCAGCTCGATCGCAGCCGTCACTCTCGTTTACGGGATCCTGAGACTGGTGATTGATCGGAGTACCGACGACCCGCGGTCGCGACGGAGCCTCCATCGGATTGCTCTGTGGTCGCTGATCGCCATGGCAGCCGTATTCTGGGCATTCAACAGTCGTCGGACCTATGCGATGGACATCGTCTGGCACACCGTTGTGCCGGTTCTGACGCTCACCCTCGTCAACTTCGCCGGCACAACGCTGCTCACGCGCAGTTCGATGCTGGAGACACTGCGAGAGGACTACATCCTCACCGCCCGGGCCAAAGGCGTTCCGGAACGGACGATCCGGGATCGACACGCAGCCCGCAACGCAATGCTTCCTGTGACGACGTCGTTGGTGCTTCAGCTTGCAGTCGTAATCGCAGGCGGCGTCATCACCGAGCAGATCTTCTCGTGGCCGGGTCTCGGGCGCGCCTTGCTGGGCGCGATCACGGCCGAGGACATTCCTGTGGCGATGGGAGCACTGGCGCTCATCGGAGTGCTGTCTCTCCTCGCCCACCTGGTTGCCGACATCGCCTACGCGTTTCTGGATCCGCGCATCCGGGTGCAGGGATAG